Part of the Sinorhizobium terangae genome is shown below.
CCGAAAATTTATGGCCGGTGCGATTTATTTTCTCTTCCGGCCATCTGCCCCGGCCGCCGCATAGTCTCGCGGCCGAAGCGGCTTTTGTCCGTCTTTTGAAACGCTTAGACGTCTTCGTCCTCGTCGGAGACGCCGATGAGGTCGCTCATATCGTCGTCGTCCTCGTCTTCGTCGGTCTCCAGGAAGGTGTCGTCGTCGTCGCCGTCGATCTCGACATCGTCGTCACCGAGATCCGGCAGGTCGTCGCCGCCCGATGCCTCGTCGTCGGCATCCTCGAGCGAGACGAGCTCGACTTCCGTGTTCTCCGTATCGACTTCCGTTACGTCTTCCTCTTCCTCCTTCTCGAGCACCTTGGCGACGGAGCTCTCCTCGAAGAAGGACAGCGGATAGGACTTGCCCGTATAGGGGGAGACGATCGGATCACGGTTCAGATCGTAGAATTTGCGCCCCGTTTCCGGGTCGATGCGCTTTGTTCCAAGTTCCGGTTTTGCCACAGTCAAAGCCTCTTGAATGGCCGGACGAACCGGCTCTTGCCGGAAAGCCGGCGGGTGGAAAGTTATCAAGCTTATGATGATTAGCCGGTCCCCATAATCGTCTTGACGACTTCTGTCAAAGACAAACTTCGGCCGGGCCTCGCTCGCATTTTCTTCGTCCGGGAGGATGACCCTATTTGTGCTTTATGTTAGGGAGCCGGCGAGACCGGCGGTCCGCTTCCCAACGCGCGAGAAGCGCGTGATGTTCCGTGGCCGCCGGCAGCCGGATTGTCAGAGGAAAAACATCATGTCCCATGGCTCAAGCCCGCGGCCTGCCACCGCAAGCAAGTCTTCCGATCTCAAGGGCACGGTCCGCATTCCCGGCGACAAGTCGATCTCGCATCGCTCCTTCATGTTCGGCGGTCTTGCCGCGGGCGAGACGCGCATCACCGGCCTGCTCGAGGGCGAGGACGTGATCAACACCGGCAAGGCGATGCAGGCCATGGGCGCCAAGATCCGCAAGGAGGGCGACACCTGGATTATCGACGGCGTCGGCAACGGCGCGCTGCTCGCGCCGGAAGCGCCGCTCGATTTCGGCAATGCCGGCACCGGCTGCCGGCTGACCATGGGCCTTGTCGGCGTCTATGATTTCGACTCCACTTTCATCGGCGATGCCTCGCTCACAAAGCGGCCGATGGGGCGCGTGCTGAACCCGCTGAGGGAAATGGGCGTCCAGGTGAAATCGGCCGAGGGCGACCGGCTGCCGGTAACGCTGCATGGACCGAAGACGCCGAACCCGATCACCTATCGCGTGCCGATGGCCTCCGCCCAGGTGAAATCGGCTGTCCTGCTCGCCGGCCTCAACACGCCCGGCATCACCACCGTCATCGAGCCGGTGATGACGCGCGACCATACGGAAAAGATGCTGCAGGGTTTCGGCGCCAACCTGACGGTCGAGACCGATACGCAAGGCGTGCGCACCATTCGCCTCGAAGGGCGCGGCAGGCTGACTGGCCAGGTGATCGATGTCCCAGGCGATCCGTCCTCGACGGCCTTCCCGCTGGTGGCCGCCCTTCTCGTGCCGGGCTCGGATGTCACCATTTTGAACGTCTTGATGAATCCGACGCGCACGGGCCTCATCCTGACGCTGCAGGAGATGGGCGCCAACATCGAAGTCATGAATGCGCGCCTTGCCGGCGGCGAGGATGTCGCCGATCTCCGCGTGCGTTATTCGGAGCTGAAGGGCGTCACCGTGCCCGAAGAGCGCGCCCCGTCGATGATCGACGAATACCCCGTGCTCGCCGTCGCCGCCGCCTTCGCCGAAGGCTCGACAGTCATGAACGGCCTCGATGAGCTGCGCGTCAAGGAATCCGACCGCCTCTCCGCCGTCGCCGATGGCCTGAAGCTCAACGGCGTCGACTGCGACGAGGGCGAAGCCTCGCTGGTCGTCCGCGGCCGCCCCGGCGGCAAGGGCCTCGGCAATGCTTCCGGTGGCAAGGTCAAAACCCATCTCGACCACCGCATCGCCATGAGCTTCCTCGTCATGGGGCTCGCGTCCGAACATCCGGTGACCGTCGACGACGCGACGATGATCGCAACCAGCTTCCCGGAGTTTATGGATCTGATGACGGGGCTGGGCGCGAAGATCGAACAGACGGAAGCCAAGATCGCTTGATGACTTTCATAATCGCCATCGACGGGCCCGCCGCGGCCGGCAAGGGAACGCTCTCACGCCGGGTTGCCGAGGAATACGGTTTCCACCACCTCGATACCGGGCTTACCTATCGCGCCACCGCCAAGGCGCTTCTCGATGCCGGGCTGCCGCTCGATGACGAGGCGGTTGCCGAGAAGATGGCGCGCAATGTCGACCTTTCCGGTCTCGACCGGTCGGTGCTGTCCGCCCACGCGATCGGCGAGGCGGCGTCGAAGATCGCGGTGATGCCAGCCGTTCGTCGCGCGCTCGTCGAGGCACAGCGCGCGTTTTCGCGGCGGGAACCCGGAGCCGTGCTCGACGGGCGCGATATCGGCACCGTCGTCTGCCCTGACGCCGCCGTGAAGCTCTACGTGACGGCCTCGCCGGAAGTCAGGGCGAAACGGCGTTACGACGAGATCGTCGCCGGCGGTGGCTCGGCCGATTACGACGCGATCTTCGCGGATGTGAAAAAGCGCGACGAGCGCGATATGGGCCGGGCCGACAGCCCGCTTCGGCCGGCCGCGGATGCGCACTTGCTTGACACTTCCGAAATGAGTATAGAGGCGGCATTCCAGGCGGCGAAGACGTTGATCGACGCGGCCTTGCAAAGGAAGATTTGAAGAAAGCCATCATCGGCTCCTGCCGGATCGCCTTCTTTTAAAGCCTGAAATTCCGTCCACGCGCCGGATTGCTCCTTCAAGTGGGGCGGACTGGGTTCAGGCCAGTTTAACGCTAACCCCCGGCGCATGTGCGTCTCTTCTTGAGATGCATCAGGAGATTTTATGTCTGCAACCAACCCCACCCGTGATGATTTCGCGGCGCTTCTCGAAGAGTCCTTCGCCAAGACGGACCTCGCCGAAGGCTATGTCGCCAAGGGCGTCATCACCGCGATCGAAAAGGACGTCGCAATCGTCGACGTCGGTCTGAAGGTCGAAGGCCGCGTACCGCTGAAGGAATTCGGCGCCAAGGCCAAGGACGGCTCGCTCAAGGTCGGCGACGAAGTCGAAGTCTACGTCGAGCGTATCGAAAACGCGCTCGGCGAAGCCGTTCTGTCGCGCGAAAAGGCTCGCCGCGAAGAAAGCTGGCAGCGCCTGGAAGTGAAGTTCGAAGCCGGCGAACGCGTCGAAGGCATCATCTTCAACCAGGTCAAGGGCGGCTTCACCGTCGATCTCGACGGCGCCGTAGCCTTCCTGCCGCGTTCGCAGGTCGATATCCGTCCGATCCGCGACGTCACGCCCCTCATGCACAACCCGCAGCCCTTCGAAATCCTCAAGATGGACAAGCGCCGCGGCAACATCGTGGTCTCGCGTCGTACGGTTCTGGAAGAGTCCCGCGCCGAGCAGCGTTCTGAAATCGTTCAGAACCTCGAGGAAGGCCAGGTTGTCGAGGGTGTCGTCAAGAACATCACCGATTACGGTGCGTTCGTCGACCTCGGCGGCATCGACGGCCTGCTGCACGTCACCGACATGGCATGGCGTCGCGTCAACCATCCGTCGGAAATCCTGAACATCGGCCAGCAGGTCAAGGTTCAGATCATCCGCATCAACCAGGAAACCCACCGCATCTCGCTCGGCATGAAGCAGCTCGAGTCCGATCCGTGGGATGGCATCGGCGCGAAGTATCCGGTCGGCAAGAAGATCTCCGGTACC
Proteins encoded:
- the cmk gene encoding (d)CMP kinase — protein: MTFIIAIDGPAAAGKGTLSRRVAEEYGFHHLDTGLTYRATAKALLDAGLPLDDEAVAEKMARNVDLSGLDRSVLSAHAIGEAASKIAVMPAVRRALVEAQRAFSRREPGAVLDGRDIGTVVCPDAAVKLYVTASPEVRAKRRYDEIVAGGGSADYDAIFADVKKRDERDMGRADSPLRPAADAHLLDTSEMSIEAAFQAAKTLIDAALQRKI
- the aroA gene encoding 3-phosphoshikimate 1-carboxyvinyltransferase, producing the protein MSHGSSPRPATASKSSDLKGTVRIPGDKSISHRSFMFGGLAAGETRITGLLEGEDVINTGKAMQAMGAKIRKEGDTWIIDGVGNGALLAPEAPLDFGNAGTGCRLTMGLVGVYDFDSTFIGDASLTKRPMGRVLNPLREMGVQVKSAEGDRLPVTLHGPKTPNPITYRVPMASAQVKSAVLLAGLNTPGITTVIEPVMTRDHTEKMLQGFGANLTVETDTQGVRTIRLEGRGRLTGQVIDVPGDPSSTAFPLVAALLVPGSDVTILNVLMNPTRTGLILTLQEMGANIEVMNARLAGGEDVADLRVRYSELKGVTVPEERAPSMIDEYPVLAVAAAFAEGSTVMNGLDELRVKESDRLSAVADGLKLNGVDCDEGEASLVVRGRPGGKGLGNASGGKVKTHLDHRIAMSFLVMGLASEHPVTVDDATMIATSFPEFMDLMTGLGAKIEQTEAKIA
- the rpsA gene encoding 30S ribosomal protein S1 yields the protein MSATNPTRDDFAALLEESFAKTDLAEGYVAKGVITAIEKDVAIVDVGLKVEGRVPLKEFGAKAKDGSLKVGDEVEVYVERIENALGEAVLSREKARREESWQRLEVKFEAGERVEGIIFNQVKGGFTVDLDGAVAFLPRSQVDIRPIRDVTPLMHNPQPFEILKMDKRRGNIVVSRRTVLEESRAEQRSEIVQNLEEGQVVEGVVKNITDYGAFVDLGGIDGLLHVTDMAWRRVNHPSEILNIGQQVKVQIIRINQETHRISLGMKQLESDPWDGIGAKYPVGKKISGTVTNITDYGAFVELEPGIEGLIHISEMSWTKKNVHPGKILSTSQEVDVVVLEVDPTKRRISLGLKQTLENPWQAFAHSHPAGTEVEGEVKNKTEFGLFIGLDGDVDGMVHLSDLDWNRPGEQVIEEYNKGDVVRAVVLDVDVEKERISLGIKQLGKDSVGEAAASGELRKNAVVSAEVIAINDGGIEVKLVNHEDITSFIRRADLSRDRDEQRPERFSVGQVVDARVTNFSKKDRKIQLSIKALEIAEEKEAVAQFGSSDSGASLGDILGAALKNRQTNE
- a CDS encoding TIGR02300 family protein; translation: MAKPELGTKRIDPETGRKFYDLNRDPIVSPYTGKSYPLSFFEESSVAKVLEKEEEEDVTEVDTENTEVELVSLEDADDEASGGDDLPDLGDDDVEIDGDDDDTFLETDEDEDDDDMSDLIGVSDEDEDV